A single genomic interval of Xyrauchen texanus isolate HMW12.3.18 chromosome 40, RBS_HiC_50CHRs, whole genome shotgun sequence harbors:
- the dlx4b gene encoding homeobox protein Dlx4b gives MMSMGFMSDALNSSDPSKSAFLEFGHGLPTNQQHLSGFTHSIYPVHGLHSSGHHQHDGPYSSTASHYSRPLGYAYPGPVSAPAPSAYMPYQQTNHGSTLGHTRAEETNHEEPTVIEDGEIRLNGKGKKIRKPRTIYSSLQLQALHQRFQQTQYLALPERADLAAKLGLTQTQVKIWFQNKRSKYKKILKHGSSGHEGEMFHTTSSSSPCSPGLSQLWEVSMANKVPSMHPGSYMNNYGHWYQPHHHDPVPRPQMM, from the exons ATGATGTCTATGGGTTTCATGTCTGATGCTCTGAATAGTTCCGATCCCTCCAAATCAGCATTTTTAGAGTTTGGCCACGGACTTCCAACCAACCAGCAGCATTTATCTGGATTCACACATAGTATTTACCCAGTACATGGATTGCACTCAAGCGGACACCACCAGCACGATGGTCCCTACTCTTCCACCGCGTCCCATTACAGCCGGCCGCTGGGATACGCCTACCCTGGCCCGGTGAGCGCTCCTGCCCCGAGTGCTTACATGCCCTATCAGCAAACCAACCACGGCAGTACTTTGGGGCACACCAGGGCTGAAGAAACGA ACCACGAAGAGCCAACGGTCATTGAGGATGGGGAAATTCGCCTTAATGGTAAGGGGAAGAAGATCCGCAAACCGCGAACCATTTACTCCAGTCTTCAGCTGCAGGCGCTGCACCAGAGGTTCCAGCAGACCCAGTATCTTGCGCTACCCGAGCGCGCCGATCTAGCCGCGAAACTGGGGTTGACGCAAACACAG gttaaaatatggtttcaAAACAAGCGCTCGAAATATAAGAAGATATTGAAACATGGGTCCAGTGGACATGAAGGGGAGATGTTTCACACCACTTCCTCATCCTCTCCTTGCTCTCCGGGTCTGTCGCAGCTCTGGGAGGTCTCCATGGCCAACAAAGTGCCATCCATGCACCCTGGCAGTTATATGAACAATTATGGACACTGGTATCAACCACACCATCATGATCCTGTGCCCAGACCtcagatgatgtga